The stretch of DNA ACTTGTAAGGTTTCATATGCATCATATATATATAGATAAAAATTTACCTTTTGGAAATATTGAAGCACTTATTAATACTAACAGAGTAAGAGATATAATTCTTATTTTTACTTGCGATAAGTTAGGGCGAGGTAATCAAAGCACAAAAGATAAAGAGAAAATATTTTTTGAACTTACATCTATATTAGACAAAATAGAAGGGAAAGCTAAAAAAGAATATAAAGATATAAGAGATATGCTATTAAAGATAAAAGAAAAAGAGTGTAGCTTTAAATAATATTTTCATTAAGATTTATTATCAACTTTTATGCTTGAATTACGTACTATATAAGGTAGTTAGAGTATTAAAAGACTACCTCTATCATTTAATTTACCATTAGATAAATATATTGGTTTAACATTATATTTATCTAAAAATTTCTTTACTTCTGAACCGTATAAATAATTATCTAGATTTCCGAAAAAAGCCATACAGTTATCAGAAATCATTCCACCTACCCCTCCAATGAAGCCGTAATTTAAGCCAGGGAGTAAGATATCGCCAGGTGGGACTAGAAGAACGTCAAATTTATTAGAAATAAGTTCTTTATATATTGATATATCGCTAGTGATTATAGCTTTTTCATTTACTGGAAGGCAGGAACATTTAGTATAGCCTTGATTAACGTGTATTACTTTTTTTGTTTCTTGAAGCTTTAGCAGTATAGGATCTGTATATTTTAAGTTATGGATAAAATAATTATCTAATATTAATGAGTTTATAATAATATCTTTAGGATATTTATTAGAAAGTGAATTGATAGTTTCAATGTAATTAATATTGTTTTCTTGAAGTTGTAACTTAAAAGACTCATCTATATCTTTATGGATGATAACTTCTTTTTTAGTTTTATTTAAGATATTTAATTGAATATCAACATGACCATCTATAGCTGGATATAGAGAAGTACACTTTGGTATTTCTATACAAGTAAAGCCAAGTTTTTTTAGGTTTTGTTTTTCTGTTTGTGTAGTTCTGTAATCTATAAAGCAAAACATATTATTACTCCTTACGTATATTATATTTCAATTTTAAGCTATTTATAATTTAAAATAAACTATTTCAAGTAGAAAATAATTTTGAATAGAGTAAAAATTTTAATACATACTAATATTAAGAAGGGAGTGTAATCCATGATCGTACTAAAGCTTGTATACAATGATGACTTAGACTTTATTAGAGAGATTCAGGATTTAAGGGCTATTCTTAAGAAGAAAGATGTAACAATTGGAGTTGTAGAAAGTGTTCAAGTAAATACACACATTGTTAAAATCCTTTGTGATGACCATGATTATAGTGATAAAGTAAAAAACATTATTAATTTATATATAAGTAATATACTATATAGAATTGTTATAGAAAAATACAAAGAAAGAGAAATGTTTGATTTTTTAATAGATAATTATTTCTTTTTAAAACAAGAAGAGTTATTGGAAGTAGAAAATCAAATAATGAAGGTTTTACTATGTGAAGAATCTATAAATGATGAAAATCTTGTATATTGTATGAATAAAATGAATTCAGTAATAGAAAAGATTAAAGATTGCTTAGAAGAGAATTTAGAAATAAACATTGATGGATTTATTACTTTTAGAATGAAAGAATTACGAGGAGATATAGAAGAAATTATAGATAAAGTAATAGAAAATTATATGGTAGAAAAGGAATATAAAGAATTTGTAAAGTTACTAAAATACTTTGTTGAAATTCAAGAAAGTAAACTTGAAGAAGTTAATATTTTTGTAAAAGAAGGTGGAGGTTATTCTATAACAGATCATTTTGGAAATAACATATTCGATGAATTTTTAAAGGAATTATCTGAATGTAAAATAGATACAGATGCAAAGATGGAGGATATAATTATAAGTGGACTTATAACTAATGCTCCAAAAAGAATAATAATACACAAAAAAGAAAATTGTATTAATAAAGAGTTTTTAGAAACTATAGTAAATGTCTTTACAGATAGAGTAAGATATTGTGATGGCTGTAATATATGTAGTGTTGAAAAAATAAAATTTTAAAAAGTGTTGACAAAGAAAAATAATGATGATAGAATAATACTTGTCAAGAAGAAACACAGCCGTTTCTCACCTTACGGCGAAGCTTAGTAAGGTAATTATCTGTAGAGTAACAACTGGATTGTTAATCCGGTATGATATAGGATAATAAGGACGGCGTATGCCGTCCTTTTTATTATACAGTGTTTTTTCATTGGTACACTTTATCGGAGGTGAATAATATTAATAAAAATTATTCTGTTAATGAAAATATAAGAGAGAGAGAAGTAAGAGTTATAGATGCAGATGGAAGTCAATTAGGCGTTATAGCTACTACGGAAGCTCTTAAGATTGCAGAAGAGAAAGAGTTAGATTTAGTAATGATTTCTCCAAGTGCTAAGCCACCAGTATGTAAAGTTATGGATTTAGGTAAATTTATATATGAGCAATCTAAAAAAGAAAAAGAAGCCAAAAAGAAACAAAAAATTACTAATGTTAAAGAAGTAAGATGTAGTCTTAACATTGAAGAACACGACATAGCAATTAAAGCTAAAAATGCTAGAAAGTTCCTATTAGACGGGGATAAGGTTAAAGTTACTGTCAGATTCAGAGGTAGAGAAGCAGAATTAGGACATTTAGGAAAGAAAATCCTTGATAATTTTGCATCAAAACTTGAAGAAGTTTGTATAGTTGAAAAACCAGCTAAACAAGAAGGTAGAAATATGACAATGATTTTAGGCCCTAAAAAAGCATAATCTGAGAGGAGGATTTTTATCATGCCAAAAATGAAGACACATAGAGGTGCAGCAAAAAGATTTAAGAAGACAGGTACTGGAAGACTTAAAAGAGCTAAAGCTTTCAAGAGCCATATCTTAACAAAGAAAAGCGCTAAGAGAAAGAGAAACTTAAGAAAAACTGCTTATGTTTCAACAACTCAAGAAAAAGCAATGAAGAAATTATTACCATATCTATAATATAGGTTTACAGGAGGATTAAAATATGGCAAGAGTTAAAAGAGCAGTAAACGCTCGTAAGAATCACAAAAAAGTTTTAAAGCTTGCAAAAGGATATTACGGTGGAAAAAGCAGATTATTTAAGACTGCTAATGAATCAGTAATCAGAGCTTTAAGAAATGCTTACGTTGGAAGAAGATTAAAGAAGAGAGATTTTAGAAGACTTTGGATAGCAAGAATAAATGCTGCTACAAGAATGAATGGTCTTTCATACTCAAAATTCATAAATGGAATCAAATTAGCTGGAATTGATATGAACAGAAAGATGTTATCAGAAATAGCTATAAATGATCCAAAGGCATTTGCTGATTTAGTAGAAGTAGCTAAGAGCCAATTAAATAAGTAATATAAATGCGACCTTTGGGTCGCATTTTTTGTTAATATTTTTAATGATAGAAAATTCAAAAATAAACTTATACTTTTCCAGAAATGGTGTATAATAGTTAAGGAAGTTATAAAATAATATTACATAATACCTTTGAGGTGAGTATATGCAGTTCAAATTGAAAAAAGAAATAAAACTAAATGGAGTCCAGATTTTAGCACTAGGATTTTTAACAGTTATTTTTTTAGGTGCTATTATCTTATCACTACCTATTTCATCAGCAAATAGAGAAAGTACTAGTTTTTTAGATTCTTTATTTACATCTACATCAGCAGTATGTGTTACAGGTCTTGTAACATTAAATACAAGTGCTCATTGGAGTGTCTTTGGGCAAACTGTAATAATGATGTTAATTGAAATTGGAGGGTTAGGGTTTATGTCCTTTACCACCCTTATTGCTATTGTAATAGGAAAGAGAATTACATTAAGAGAAAGATTAGTAATGCAAGAAGCAATGAATACATTTAGCATTCAAGGGCTTGTTAGCATGGTAAGATATGTTTTTGGATTTACTTTTGCAGTACAACTTTTTGGAGCACTTTTAATGTCAACGCAATTTATACCTAAGTATGGACTAAAAACAGGAATATTTTACAGTATATTCCATTCAATTTCAGCTTTTTGTAATGCTGGTTTTGACTTGTTTGGTAATAGTTTAGTTGGATATTCAGACAATATTGTAATAATATTAGTTATAAGTGCGTTAATTATAATAGGTGGTATTGGATTTACAGTATGGCTTGAGATATATCACTATAAAAGTGGTAAAAGGTTAACAGTTCATGCAAAGATTGTAATACTAATGTCAGTAGTTCTTGTATTTGGTGGAGCGATTTTAATGTTTATATTTGAATGTAGGAATCCTGAAACCTTAGCTGGGATGAACTTTAAAGATAAAGTATTAAATGCATTTTTTGCATCTGTAACACCAAGAACAGCAGGATTTAATAGTATTTCAATTAATGGAATGACTATGGCTGGTAAGTTTTTAACTATATTACTTATGTTTATTGGGGGTTCACCAGGTTCTACAGCAGGAGGATTAAAAACATCAACATTTGGTATAATTATATTAACCGTAATTTCTGTAATAAAAGGAAGAGAAGATACAGAAGTATTTGGAAGGCGTTTTGCCAAAGAGTTAGTATATAAAGCCTTTGCATTATTATTTATAGGTGTTGGACTAATAATAGTAGTAACCATGATGTTATCTTATACAGAAGTAGGAGCAACATTTATGGATTTACTATATGAAACAACATCAGCTTTTGGAACAGTAGGGTTAACTACTGGATTAACTCCAAATTTAAGTAACATAGGAAAGGTGTTAATTATGTTAATGATGTACTTTGGAAGAGTAGGTCCATTAACAGTAGCGCTAGCACTAACAAGAAAAAGAAAGAAAACTGGATATAAATATCCAGAAGGAAAGATTTTAATTGGTTAGGGGAGAAAAAATATGGCAAATAAACAATTTGTAGTATTAGGTTTAGGTAGATTTGGTCATTCAGTAGCTAAAACTTTATATGCTTTAGGTAATGATGTATTAGCGATAGATATGGATGAAGATTTAGTTCAAGAAATTTCAGATAGTGTAACTCATGCAGTTCAATTAGATGCAACTGATGAAAATGCTTTAAGATCTTTAGGAATTAGAAATTTTGATGTAGCAGTAGTAACAATAGGTTCAAACATTCAAGCTAGTGTAATGGCAACATTACTAGTAAAAGAATTAGGCGTTAAATATATAATAGCAAAAGGTCATAGTGATTTACACGCTAAAGTTTTATATAAAATAGGTGCAGATAGAGTTGTATTACCTGAAAAAGATATGGGGGTAAGAGTTGCACATAATCTAGTATCTGCAAGCATATTAGACTATATAGAACTTTCTCCAGATTATAGTATCATGGAAATACAAGCGTTAGATGAGTGGGATGGAAAAACTCTTGATGAGTTAAGACTTAGAAGTAAGTATGGAATAAATGTAATGGCTATAAAAAATGGTGATGAAATTAATTTAACACCATCTGCAGATGATAGAGTTAATGCTAAAGATGTAATAGTCGCTATTGGATCAGCTGAAGACTTAAGTAAATTAGAAGGCGTAATTGTTAAATTAAATTAACGAGGTGCAAATTGATTTATATAGAAAGTAAAGATAATGCTTTATTTAAAGCAACTAAGAAATTAAAAGAAAAGAAAAATAGAATTAAAGAAGGTAAATATATAATTGAAGGCTTTAGGTTAATAGAAGAAGCTTTTAAGGCAAATTTACAAGTTGAATATATTATTTTATCAGAAGATTCTAAAGAAAAGTTAAATGAATACTTAGAAGAATATATAGATAAAGATAGTAAAATATATGTTGTTAATAATAATTTAATAATGCAACTTACATCTACGGAACATCCACAAGGTGTTGTTGCAGTTGTAAAAAATAGAGAATTACCTCAAGAAATAAAGGGAGATTTCTATCTTTTATGTGACAAGGTTCAAGATCCAGGAAATCTAGGAACTATAATAAGAACAGCTCATGCTGCAGGAGTAGATGGAATAATATTAACTAAGGGCACCGTTGACATATATAATGACAAAACTATAAGATCAACAATGGGATCTATATTTTATGTGCCAATAGTATATGAGGATGAAGATTTAACATTTTTAAAAAAGCTAAAGGATAATGGATTTAAACTTGTAGCAACATCCTTAGAGGAATCTAAGGACTTCTTTAAGGAAGATTTAAAAGGAAAGATAATTTTATCTGTAGGAAATGAAGGAAATGGAATAAGTGATGAAATTTTTTCAAAAGCAGATAAAAAAGTTAAAATTCCTATGCCAGGTGGAGCAGAATCTTTAAACGTGGCAATTGCTACATCTATTATATTATTTGAAAAAGTTAGACAAAATCTACAATAGTTTATTATATAAAAAGTTTCTATTGAATTTAATTAGCTTTATTTGTATAATAAGTTGTAAATAAATATGTAAAGACAGTGAATGAGAGAGTAGATATAATAAATTTTTCAGGGAGAAATGGTCTTAGACTGAAAGCCATTTTAAAAGGAATTATATTGAAGTTCCCTCAGGAGTCCTAGCTATGAAATTATAGTAGTTGCTAGCGGTAGTACCGTTATTTAAATTAAGTTGGGTTTTAAATATTATAAATTTAAAACCAATTAGGGTGGTAACGCGGATACTCCGTCCCTTTATAGGGATGGAGTTTTTTTATACGCAAAATTAATTATTAAAACTGTTTTTAGTATTAATTAATAAATAAGGAGGACATAAAAATGCAAGAAAAACTAATAGCAATTAAAGAAGCTGCATTTAAAGAATTACAAGAAGTTAATAATAGTGCAGCACTTGAAGAAATTAGAGTTAAGTATTTAGGTAAAAAAGGAGAATTAACTACTATATTAAGAGGCATGGGAGCTTTATCAGCTGAAGAAAGACCAGTTGTAGGTAAGCTTGTAAATGTAGTTAAAAAAGAAGTAGAAGATAAAATTGAAGATACTTCAAGACAAATTAAAGAAAAGGAAAAGAATGCTAAGCTGGCATCAGAGGTAATAGATATATCTCTTCCAGGTAAGAAAAATGTTATAGGTAAAAGACATCCATTAGATTTAACACTAGAAAGTATGAAGAATATCTTTATATCAATGGGCTTTACAGTAGAAGAGGGGCCAGAAGTAGAGTTAGACCATTATAATTTTGAAGCTTTAAATATACCAAAGAATCATCCTGCAAGAAGTGAACAAGATACTTTTTACATAAATGATAGTTTAGTATTAAGAACTCAAACTTCACCAGTTCAAATAAGAGTTATGGAAGATCAAAAACCACCAATAAAGATGATAGCACCAGGTAAAGTATATAGATCAGATGCTGTTGATGCAACACACTCTCCAATTTTTTATCAAATGGAAGGTCTAGTTATAGACAAAGGAGTAACTTTTGCAGATCTTAAAGGAACTTTAGAATTATTTGCAAAGAAAATGTTTGGAGATAAAGTTAAAACTAAGTTTAGACCACATCATTTCCCATTTACAGAACCATCAGCAGAAATGGATGCTACATGTTTCGTATGTCAAGGTGAAGGATGTAGAGTATGCAAAGGTAGTGGATGGATAGAACTACTAGGATGCGGTATGGTTCATCCTCAAGTTTTAAGAAATTGTGGAATAGATCCTGAAGTGTACAGTGGATTTGCTTTTGGATTTGGTGTAGATAGAATGGTTATGCTTAAATATGGAATAGATGATATTAGATTATTATATGAAAGTGATATGAGATTCTTAAATCAATTTTAGTAGGAGGTAAAAGAGATGAAAGTACCATTTAATTGGTTAAAAGATTACGTAGAAGTAAATATAGATGCAAAAGAATTAGGAGATAAATTAACTTTATCAGGTTCAGCAGTAGAAGAGGTAATAATACAAGGAGATACAATAAAAAATGTTGTAACTTGTAAACTTGTAGAAATAACTCAACATCCAGATGCAGATAAGTTAAAGATATGTCAAGTTGATATAGGAGCTGAAGAGCCTATACAAATAGTTACAGCAGCAACTAATATGAAGGAACAGGATATAGTACCTGTAGCTCTTCATAAGTCAATACTTGCTGATGGAACAGAAATTAAAAAAGGTAAATTAAGAGGTATAGTTTCAAATGGTATGTTCTGTTCAGAAGAAGAACTTGGAATAGCTGGAGATGAACCAGTACATGGATTAATGATTTTACCACAAGATGCACCTATAGGAATGGATATTAAAGAATATTTAGGACTTAATAAGGCGATATTAGATTTTGAGATAACATCAAATAGACCTGATTGTTTAAGTATTTTAGGTATGGCAAGAGAAACAGCTGCTACAATAAGATCAACTTATAAGATGCCAAACTTTACTTATACTGTTAAAAATTCAGCTAACATTAATGATGAATTAAAAGTAGAAGTTAAAGATGAATTATGTAAAAGATATATGGCAAGAGGAGTTAAGAATGTAAAAGTAGCTCCATCACCATCATGGATGCAAGAAAGACTTTTAGAAGCT from Clostridium chauvoei encodes:
- a CDS encoding DUF6873 family GME fold protein: MFCFIDYRTTQTEKQNLKKLGFTCIEIPKCTSLYPAIDGHVDIQLNILNKTKKEVIIHKDIDESFKLQLQENNINYIETINSLSNKYPKDIIINSLILDNYFIHNLKYTDPILLKLQETKKVIHVNQGYTKCSCLPVNEKAIITSDISIYKELISNKFDVLLVPPGDILLPGLNYGFIGGVGGMISDNCMAFFGNLDNYLYGSEVKKFLDKYNVKPIYLSNGKLNDRGSLLIL
- the ytxC gene encoding putative sporulation protein YtxC, yielding MIVLKLVYNDDLDFIREIQDLRAILKKKDVTIGVVESVQVNTHIVKILCDDHDYSDKVKNIINLYISNILYRIVIEKYKEREMFDFLIDNYFFLKQEELLEVENQIMKVLLCEESINDENLVYCMNKMNSVIEKIKDCLEENLEINIDGFITFRMKELRGDIEEIIDKVIENYMVEKEYKEFVKLLKYFVEIQESKLEEVNIFVKEGGGYSITDHFGNNIFDEFLKELSECKIDTDAKMEDIIISGLITNAPKRIIIHKKENCINKEFLETIVNVFTDRVRYCDGCNICSVEKIKF
- the infC gene encoding translation initiation factor IF-3, with protein sequence MNNINKNYSVNENIREREVRVIDADGSQLGVIATTEALKIAEEKELDLVMISPSAKPPVCKVMDLGKFIYEQSKKEKEAKKKQKITNVKEVRCSLNIEEHDIAIKAKNARKFLLDGDKVKVTVRFRGREAELGHLGKKILDNFASKLEEVCIVEKPAKQEGRNMTMILGPKKA
- the rpmI gene encoding 50S ribosomal protein L35; its protein translation is MPKMKTHRGAAKRFKKTGTGRLKRAKAFKSHILTKKSAKRKRNLRKTAYVSTTQEKAMKKLLPYL
- the rplT gene encoding 50S ribosomal protein L20, whose translation is MARVKRAVNARKNHKKVLKLAKGYYGGKSRLFKTANESVIRALRNAYVGRRLKKRDFRRLWIARINAATRMNGLSYSKFINGIKLAGIDMNRKMLSEIAINDPKAFADLVEVAKSQLNK
- a CDS encoding TrkH family potassium uptake protein, whose protein sequence is MQFKLKKEIKLNGVQILALGFLTVIFLGAIILSLPISSANRESTSFLDSLFTSTSAVCVTGLVTLNTSAHWSVFGQTVIMMLIEIGGLGFMSFTTLIAIVIGKRITLRERLVMQEAMNTFSIQGLVSMVRYVFGFTFAVQLFGALLMSTQFIPKYGLKTGIFYSIFHSISAFCNAGFDLFGNSLVGYSDNIVIILVISALIIIGGIGFTVWLEIYHYKSGKRLTVHAKIVILMSVVLVFGGAILMFIFECRNPETLAGMNFKDKVLNAFFASVTPRTAGFNSISINGMTMAGKFLTILLMFIGGSPGSTAGGLKTSTFGIIILTVISVIKGREDTEVFGRRFAKELVYKAFALLFIGVGLIIVVTMMLSYTEVGATFMDLLYETTSAFGTVGLTTGLTPNLSNIGKVLIMLMMYFGRVGPLTVALALTRKRKKTGYKYPEGKILIG
- a CDS encoding potassium channel family protein is translated as MANKQFVVLGLGRFGHSVAKTLYALGNDVLAIDMDEDLVQEISDSVTHAVQLDATDENALRSLGIRNFDVAVVTIGSNIQASVMATLLVKELGVKYIIAKGHSDLHAKVLYKIGADRVVLPEKDMGVRVAHNLVSASILDYIELSPDYSIMEIQALDEWDGKTLDELRLRSKYGINVMAIKNGDEINLTPSADDRVNAKDVIVAIGSAEDLSKLEGVIVKLN
- a CDS encoding TrmH family RNA methyltransferase; translated protein: MIYIESKDNALFKATKKLKEKKNRIKEGKYIIEGFRLIEEAFKANLQVEYIILSEDSKEKLNEYLEEYIDKDSKIYVVNNNLIMQLTSTEHPQGVVAVVKNRELPQEIKGDFYLLCDKVQDPGNLGTIIRTAHAAGVDGIILTKGTVDIYNDKTIRSTMGSIFYVPIVYEDEDLTFLKKLKDNGFKLVATSLEESKDFFKEDLKGKIILSVGNEGNGISDEIFSKADKKVKIPMPGGAESLNVAIATSIILFEKVRQNLQ
- the pheS gene encoding phenylalanine--tRNA ligase subunit alpha, with product MQEKLIAIKEAAFKELQEVNNSAALEEIRVKYLGKKGELTTILRGMGALSAEERPVVGKLVNVVKKEVEDKIEDTSRQIKEKEKNAKLASEVIDISLPGKKNVIGKRHPLDLTLESMKNIFISMGFTVEEGPEVELDHYNFEALNIPKNHPARSEQDTFYINDSLVLRTQTSPVQIRVMEDQKPPIKMIAPGKVYRSDAVDATHSPIFYQMEGLVIDKGVTFADLKGTLELFAKKMFGDKVKTKFRPHHFPFTEPSAEMDATCFVCQGEGCRVCKGSGWIELLGCGMVHPQVLRNCGIDPEVYSGFAFGFGVDRMVMLKYGIDDIRLLYESDMRFLNQF